The Ochotona princeps isolate mOchPri1 chromosome 17, mOchPri1.hap1, whole genome shotgun sequence genome segment GCTCCCTGCTGTCCTCTGCGTTCCTCTATCTGTGCGCCCGCGCCCCCCCGAGCCCCCTCCATGAAGCTGGCCACGATGATCAATAAGATGTGCCCAGGCGACTCGGAACTGGGCATCCCGGCCAAGAACTGCTACCGCATGGTCATCCTGGGTTCGTCCAAGGTGGGCAAGACGGCCATCGTGTCGCGCTTCCTCACTGGGCGCTTCGAGGACACCTACACGCCCACCATCGAGGACTTCCACCGCAAGTTCTACTCTATCCGCGGCGAGCTTTACCAGCTGGACATCCTGGACACCTCGGGTAACCACCCGTTCCCCGCCATGCGGCGCCTCTCCATCCTCACAGGTGAGTCGGGGCGCCAGGACCTCCTCTGGGGGGTCTGAGCTTGGCGCTTTTAGAGGTTGGCGTAGCCCCGGGAAAGCCCTCttctctcccccacccaccaAATCCGAATTGTCCCAATCTCCTTGGGCTGGCGTGCCGCGCGCAGTCCTTTCCCGGGCACCCCCCAAGTCGGACCTTGACCCCTGACCTCCCCGGGCCGGGGTGCGAGGCCCCTCGGACAGGGACGTGCTGAGTTTGGCGAAGCGGGCGCCGCTGCGGGAGTCACCCCCATCCCCATCCAACTGATACATTCCGGGATCGGGATGTTGGGACCTTGGTGCGGGGGTGGGCGTGCCCGGAGCTTGGCACCCCGTCCCCCTCCGCCCCGCAGGAGACGTGTTCATCTTGGTATTCAGCCTGGACAGCCGCGACTCCTTCGAGgaggtgcagaggctcaagcagcAGATTCTCGACACCAAGTCCCGCCTCAAGAACAAGACCAAAGAGAACGTGGACGTGCCGCTGGTCATCTGCGGCAACAAGGGCGACCGCGACTCGGATCGCGAGGTGGAGCCGCGCGAGATCCAGCAGCTGGTGGGCGACGACCCCCGGCGCTGCGCCTACTTCGAGATCTCGGCCAAGAAAAACAGCAGCCTGGACCAGATGTTCCGCGCGCTCTTCGCCATGGCCAAGCTGCCGAGCGAGATGAGCCCGGACCTGCACCGCAAGGTGACCGTGCCCTACTGCGAAGCGCTGCACAAGAAGGCGCTGCGCAGCAGGAAGCTCCTGCGCgcgggcagcggcggcggcgacgCGGGCGACGCCTTTGGCATCGTGGCGCCCTTCGCGCGCAGGCCGAGCGTGCACAGCGACCTCATGTACATCCGCGAGAAGGCCGGCGGCCAGGCCAAGGACAAGGAGCGCTGCGTCATCAGCTAGGACAGCGCGACCACCCTCACCGCCGCCGGCCACACAGCCTGCAGGGACCGGGGTGTTGGTGTCCGACGGCGCCCCTCGCGGGCCCGCAGACGCTGGCGTCTTCCCTCCTGCCCGCTGCCGCCGCACCTCTGCCCGCCGCTGTCCCCCTCCCCTGTGGGTCTTGTTTAGGAGGGGCGGCTCCTGCCCAGCAGGGGGTGGGCATTAGCTTGTCTATTTTCCTGCGTTGCCATGGTAGTTGGCCAAGGTCTTTGCCCGGTGGGAAC includes the following:
- the RASD1 gene encoding dexamethasone-induced Ras-related protein 1, with the translated sequence MKLATMINKMCPGDSELGIPAKNCYRMVILGSSKVGKTAIVSRFLTGRFEDTYTPTIEDFHRKFYSIRGELYQLDILDTSGNHPFPAMRRLSILTGDVFILVFSLDSRDSFEEVQRLKQQILDTKSRLKNKTKENVDVPLVICGNKGDRDSDREVEPREIQQLVGDDPRRCAYFEISAKKNSSLDQMFRALFAMAKLPSEMSPDLHRKVTVPYCEALHKKALRSRKLLRAGSGGGDAGDAFGIVAPFARRPSVHSDLMYIREKAGGQAKDKERCVIS